Below is a genomic region from Zea mays cultivar B73 chromosome 9, Zm-B73-REFERENCE-NAM-5.0, whole genome shotgun sequence.
tacataaatgaaaaattagacacacataatatcacatgtaacacagaatatcacatacaatacagatttcaaacacgtggatatatgttcatatcacaaattcacacaagttcaaatacataagttcacaaagtcacataattaagtccaaatacataagttcacaaattcacataagttcacatccatagttcacatttgtagttcacaagttcaaatacacaagttcaaacattagctccatcgctctcgatcaggacatcggattgttgttcgtagctccaccactagaattgagacattTGTCCGCAAAGTTAtcgtgagggggaggagtcacttgatgagagccggaatcctacaaaataaaccaaaattctcataaatatacaactggcattaaatcacaAGTACACAAAGATATTAATTATGCGTGCAAGAACAGCTGaaccaagaagatcatctacaacCTATATATATTCATTCTTGCATTGGTCGATATATAAATTGTAGCCAGCACTAGCCTCACTTTAATGTTATACCACAGTACAATGACCAAGACACTATGATATATGGGAGATCAATAAGGCAGACTAATAATATCCAATTGAGCTTATAGTTATAAAAAAATCCTGAATCAATACTACCATTTGTAAATAAGAATTAATCAATACATGAGGTCAGTCATACACGGGAAAACCTACCTTGTCCTTCAAGCTCACAATTCTGTCACATGTCAGAGTGTATTCTGCATCAATAATTTCTTCCTCCAGCTTGAACCTTCTCAAAGATTCTATCTAGACAAAAGTTAACACATATTACAAATAGATAAGGTAAAGAGACATGTTTTCGAGGAGTCAATAGTTCTACTAAAAAAGGCTCAATTAAATATTATATCAGTTGAGTGGAATGAAAAGCCACTGGCAAATGTAAGTTGATTGCTTACTTCATCAACCGGAGGGGCACTTGTCTTTTGTATCTTTGTTAGCTTTCTTCTGTATTCTTGTTCATGGAATGGTAACAAAGGTCACATACCAAAAAAAGTGCTATTAGTCGAAACCAAAAAGAATGGCATGTCATACTTAAATAGGTTCAAGAAGAAAACAAAATAAGTCAGCATAATATAGCGTTGGCCTAAGAATGAACTAAAAGTGCTTAAAAACACAGTAAACTCTAAGCCAGAGAGCCCCAAAAAGAAGGTCATGGTCAACTTACTATCTTGAGCAAGTTTCTTCAATTCAACTTCCTCTCGAAGCTGCGCCACTTGATCTACCTATTCAAATATCAAGAATAAACAGTTTTCAGTTTAACAATAGAGCATTGTATAATTTGTGAAACACCTATGGATTATGAATCACATTCAACGCATAGCTAGCAGTTGTTATGGTAAAATATCGGACTCCAGCAATACGAAAGCAACAAAAAATAGTTAATTACATTTGTGCACAGAACTGCAGTGCAAGGTCACTCTAGACTAACCCATTATTCCATTGCCAGAATGTATCAATTTTGTCTAGTCATAGCATTGTGGACCACATGTTAAGGTGTAGGCTCTTGAAAATGTCAGCATTCTCTAAACTTGAAGGGAAGAATAAAAACCCATGCTTTCAACTATCTATGCATAGTCACATCTATAGTTTGCCTCTACATCTGCTGTCGACTCAGAGCAGGGCAGTCTGTAGATTATCCATTGCTTCTTATCTTAAGCCCAAAAACATAATATACGATGGGGGGAGAGAAAACATACTTGAACTTCCAGATTCCATTGTTCCCTGGCAAGTGACTTTGCAAGCTCACCGTTTGTAACCTGTGAAAACCCTCTTTAAGAGCATTGCTAAGACCTGTGAAGATTGGGTAGGGGTCGTTTGTAGACAGGCATATACCTCAAGTCTAGCCAAACGTGCAAGGGCTTCCATTCTAGTGCTGTGATGTTTCTGTTTCTCTATCTCCACTGCTTCCAATGTTTCAATCATACTAGTCTGCAACTCTGAAGCTTGAAACATGTTGAACAAG
It encodes:
- the LOC103638352 gene encoding golgin candidate 2 isoform X1 produces the protein MFQASELQTSMIETLEAVEIEKQKHHSTRMEALARLARLEVTNGELAKSLAREQWNLEVQVDQVAQLREEVELKKLAQDKYRRKLTKIQKTSAPPVDEIESLRRFKLEEEIIDAEYTLTCDRIVSLKDKVGFPVYD
- the LOC103638352 gene encoding golgin candidate 2 isoform X3, whose translation is MFQASELQTSMIETLEAVEIEKQKHHSTRMEALARLARLEVTNGELAKSLAREQWNLEVQVDQVAQLREEVELKKLAQDKYRRKLTKIQKTSAPPVDENL
- the LOC103638352 gene encoding golgin candidate 2 isoform X2, producing the protein MIETLEAVEIEKQKHHSTRMEALARLARLEVTNGELAKSLAREQWNLEVQVDQVAQLREEVELKKLAQDKYRRKLTKIQKTSAPPVDEIESLRRFKLEEEIIDAEYTLTCDRIVSLKDKVGFPVYD